From the genome of uncultured Methanobacterium sp.:
TTAAAAAAGCTCAAGATAAACCATCAATTGGCAGCATAATTGGGGCAATACTGGCAACAATGGGATTAGGTCTTTTTAATCTGATATTTGTAGCAATACCTGTCCTGGTGGTTGCAGTAATTATATTGATCTTATTTGTGGCCGGAATTATTATTATCTTTACAGGGATATATTGGGTTTTAGTACCCTTTTTACATCTTATTATTCCTCAATTAGCTATCCCTACCTTTATCAATTCGCCAGGTAATGAAATTTTGAATATTCTGGTGGTAGTATTAAGTGGAATCGGCATGACAGCTGGAGGAATTATTTTAGTAGTGTTAATGGCGTACATTACTAAATGGTTCTATGAATTAATGATCAAATACCTGAAACTGAATTTAAGAATTATTAAAGGACGAGATAGGGATTTTTAAAATGATAAATTGGAATAGGAGGTTAGATCTATGAGAAAATTTCTTTGGGAGTT
Proteins encoded in this window:
- a CDS encoding DUF1700 domain-containing protein, yielding MNKKEYLDQLSKLLRTLPKEDREDIISDYQEHFAIGLEKGRTEEEISRALGNPKNVAKQIKADNMVKKAQDKPSIGSIIGAILATMGLGLFNLIFVAIPVLVVAVIILILFVAGIIIIFTGIYWVLVPFLHLIIPQLAIPTFINSPGNEILNILVVVLSGIGMTAGGIILVVLMAYITKWFYELMIKYLKLNLRIIKGRDRDF